In one window of Pseudomonas sp. IAC-BECa141 DNA:
- a CDS encoding acetolactate synthase 3 large subunit, translating into MELLSGGEMLVRFLRDEGVKYIYGYPGGALLHVYDALFKEPEVTHILVRHEQAATHMADGYARATGKAGVVLVTSGPGATNAITGIATAYMDSIPMVIISGQVPSTMVGTDAFQETDMIGISRPIVKHSFMIKHASEIPEVMKKAFYLAQSGRPGPVVVDIPKDMTNPAEKFEYVFPKKAKLRSYSPAVRGHSGQIRKAAEMLLAAKRPVLYSGGGVILGNGSAPLTELAKMLNLPVTNTLMGLGAYPGTDRQFIGMLGMHGSYTANLAMHHADVILAVGARFDDRVINGAPKFCPNAKIIHIDIDPASISKTIKADVPIVGPVESVLTEMVSILKEIGETPNKEAVASWWKQVDEWRGDRGLFPYDKGDGSKIKPQTVIETLCEVTKGDAFVTSDVGQHQMFAAQYYKFNKPNRWINSGGLGTMGFGLPAAMGIALSFPDTDVACVTGEGSIQMNIQELSTCLQYGLPVKIVILNNGVLGMVRQWQDMSYGSRHSHSYMESLPDFVKLAEAYGHVGVRITESKDLKSKMEEAFAMKDRLVVIDISVDTSEHVYPMQIKDGSMRDMWLSKTERT; encoded by the coding sequence GTGGAGCTTTTATCTGGCGGTGAGATGCTCGTCCGCTTTTTGCGTGACGAAGGCGTCAAATATATCTACGGGTACCCGGGTGGTGCTCTTCTTCATGTTTACGATGCCCTGTTCAAAGAACCGGAAGTGACCCACATCCTGGTTCGTCACGAACAAGCGGCTACCCATATGGCTGACGGTTACGCCCGTGCCACCGGTAAAGCCGGCGTGGTATTGGTGACTTCCGGTCCAGGCGCCACGAACGCCATCACCGGTATCGCCACCGCCTATATGGACTCGATTCCAATGGTGATCATTTCCGGTCAGGTGCCAAGCACCATGGTCGGCACCGATGCGTTCCAGGAAACCGACATGATCGGTATTTCCCGGCCGATCGTGAAGCACAGCTTCATGATCAAGCACGCTTCGGAAATCCCGGAAGTCATGAAGAAAGCCTTCTACCTGGCGCAATCCGGTCGTCCGGGCCCGGTCGTGGTCGATATTCCGAAAGACATGACCAACCCGGCCGAGAAGTTCGAATACGTCTTCCCGAAGAAAGCCAAACTGCGCTCCTACAGTCCGGCCGTTCGCGGTCATTCCGGGCAAATCCGCAAGGCGGCAGAAATGCTCCTGGCGGCCAAACGTCCCGTGCTGTACTCCGGCGGTGGCGTGATCCTCGGCAACGGCTCCGCGCCGCTGACCGAACTGGCAAAAATGCTTAACCTGCCGGTTACCAACACCTTGATGGGGCTGGGTGCCTACCCTGGCACTGATCGTCAGTTCATCGGCATGCTCGGCATGCACGGTAGCTACACCGCCAACCTGGCGATGCACCATGCCGACGTGATCCTGGCGGTCGGTGCGCGTTTCGATGATCGCGTGATCAACGGCGCGCCGAAGTTCTGCCCGAACGCCAAGATCATTCACATCGACATCGACCCGGCTTCGATTTCCAAGACCATCAAGGCCGACGTGCCGATCGTTGGTCCGGTGGAGAGTGTCCTGACCGAAATGGTCTCGATCCTCAAGGAAATCGGCGAAACCCCGAACAAGGAAGCGGTCGCCAGTTGGTGGAAACAGGTTGACGAGTGGCGTGGTGATCGTGGCCTGTTCCCTTACGACAAGGGCGACGGCAGCAAGATCAAGCCACAGACCGTGATTGAAACCCTGTGCGAAGTGACCAAGGGCGACGCCTTTGTGACCTCCGACGTGGGCCAGCACCAGATGTTTGCTGCGCAGTACTACAAGTTCAACAAGCCGAACCGCTGGATCAACTCCGGTGGCCTGGGCACGATGGGCTTCGGCCTGCCGGCGGCGATGGGTATCGCTCTCAGCTTTCCTGACACCGATGTTGCGTGCGTCACCGGTGAAGGCAGTATCCAGATGAACATCCAGGAACTGTCGACCTGCCTGCAATACGGTTTGCCGGTCAAAATCGTGATCCTGAACAACGGTGTTCTGGGCATGGTTCGTCAGTGGCAGGACATGAGTTACGGCAGCCGTCACTCACACTCCTACATGGAATCCTTGCCTGACTTCGTCAAGCTGGCTGAAGCCTATGGCCACGTCGGCGTGCGCATCACCGAATCGAAAGATTTGAAGTCGAAGATGGAAGAGGCGTTCGCCATGAAAGATCGCCTGGTGGTGATCGACATTTCGGTCGACACCAGCGAGCACGTCTATCCGATGCAGATCAAAGACGGCTCCATGCGCGATATGTGGCTGAGCAAGACGGAGCGTACCTAA
- a CDS encoding DUF4124 domain-containing protein, which translates to MRTLLLTLLISASPWCMAAQIYKWVDAQGITHFDQQPPQGQPSTALETPSSPPPKPAALSGSGAVGDQKAIDDKVKQQVAEQQNQLRAFCEQARTNLAQLQNNPRLREEVEGELRRLSDDQRQQRIAEAQKQIAENCQ; encoded by the coding sequence ATGCGAACGCTTCTCCTGACTCTACTAATCAGCGCCAGCCCATGGTGCATGGCCGCTCAAATCTACAAATGGGTCGACGCCCAGGGCATTACCCATTTCGATCAGCAGCCACCACAGGGGCAACCATCCACGGCCCTGGAGACACCCTCCTCACCTCCACCAAAACCGGCGGCGTTATCCGGCAGCGGCGCGGTGGGCGATCAGAAAGCCATCGATGACAAGGTCAAGCAGCAAGTGGCCGAGCAACAAAACCAACTCAGGGCATTTTGCGAACAGGCGCGCACGAACCTCGCGCAACTGCAGAACAATCCGCGCTTGAGGGAGGAAGTGGAGGGGGAATTGCGGCGACTGAGCGACGACCAGCGCCAGCAACGTATTGCGGAGGCACAAAAACAGATTGCGGAAAACTGCCAGTAA
- a CDS encoding YqcC family protein, with the protein MDSRFSKVADQLLLIERELRAQGWWDDVQPSVEALSSVEPFSVDTLEFEQWLQWIFLPRMKMILEQNLPLPNASGIQEMAEMVFAQRSVQGKDRQLQVLLKEFDLLITASR; encoded by the coding sequence ATGGACAGTCGCTTCTCCAAGGTCGCCGATCAATTGCTGTTGATCGAACGTGAACTGCGCGCCCAGGGCTGGTGGGATGACGTCCAGCCCTCGGTCGAAGCCCTGAGCAGCGTCGAGCCGTTTTCGGTCGATACTCTCGAGTTCGAGCAGTGGCTGCAATGGATCTTCCTGCCGCGGATGAAGATGATCCTCGAGCAGAATCTGCCATTGCCCAATGCCTCGGGAATTCAGGAAATGGCCGAGATGGTTTTTGCTCAGCGCAGCGTGCAAGGCAAGGATCGGCAGCTTCAGGTGTTGCTCAAAGAGTTCGACCTGTTGATTACTGCTTCGCGCTGA
- a CDS encoding tetratricopeptide repeat protein: MNKWLIPAVTAVALLSGCSTVQRGSIPVVDAGTAVSNSERISANGGFRQTTVKRPAQAQTQAIPQGDTGVVVMVPGGAATSTPISTSPIVPGPASGGITPGPYNPSPVESAPINSGSYSTPSTPSGIPSASSGGGLSADEQLDGPVLALLTTAQQQQAGGDLNGASSSLERAQRVAPREPQVLYRLAQVRMAQGDAPQAEQTARRALTMANGRPDLQASLWELIAQAREKQGDSAGATLARQKAKVSL, encoded by the coding sequence GTGAACAAGTGGTTGATTCCAGCGGTGACCGCTGTGGCTTTGCTCAGCGGCTGTTCCACCGTACAGCGTGGTTCGATTCCGGTCGTGGATGCCGGTACCGCCGTGTCCAACAGCGAGCGCATTTCGGCCAATGGCGGTTTCCGTCAAACGACGGTGAAACGTCCTGCACAGGCCCAGACCCAGGCAATTCCGCAAGGCGATACCGGTGTGGTGGTAATGGTGCCGGGCGGCGCAGCGACGTCGACACCGATCAGCACCTCGCCGATCGTTCCGGGCCCGGCGTCTGGCGGTATCACGCCGGGGCCATATAACCCTTCACCGGTCGAGTCGGCGCCGATCAACTCCGGCAGCTACAGCACGCCTTCGACGCCGAGCGGCATTCCTTCAGCCAGCAGCGGCGGCGGTCTGTCTGCCGATGAACAGCTGGACGGCCCGGTACTCGCACTTTTGACCACTGCGCAACAGCAGCAGGCCGGTGGCGACCTCAACGGAGCGTCCTCCAGCCTGGAGCGCGCCCAGCGTGTAGCGCCGCGCGAGCCGCAAGTGCTGTACCGTCTGGCGCAGGTGCGCATGGCCCAGGGCGATGCACCGCAAGCCGAGCAGACCGCACGTCGTGCACTGACCATGGCCAATGGTCGTCCGGACTTGCAGGCCAGCCTGTGGGAATTGATCGCTCAGGCCCGTGAGAAGCAAGGTGACTCCGCCGGCGCCACTCTGGCCCGTCAGAAGGCCAAGGTGTCGCTGTGA
- the mrcB gene encoding penicillin-binding protein 1B, whose product MTRTRSSRTPKKPASRGLRPWLGWALKLSLVGLVVLAGFAVYLDAVVQEKFSGKRWTIPAKVYARPLELFVGQKLSKDDFLTELDALGYRREAVSNGPGAASVNGNTVDLNTRGFQFYEGLEKPQSVRVRFSGDYVAELSATNGSKLSVVRLEPLMIGGIYPKNLEDRILIKLDQVPPYLLETLVAVEDRDFYSHWGVSPKSIARAVWVNTSGGKMTQGGSTLTQQLVKNFYLTNERSLTRKLTEAMMAMLLELHYDKKEILEAYLNEVFVGQDGQRAVHGFGLASQFFFAQPLSELKLHQVALLVGMVKGPSYYNPRRNPERALERRNLVLDVLEQQGVASAEQVAAAKKMPLGVTTRGKLADSSFPGFIDLVKRQLREDYRDEDLTEEGLRIFTSFDPILQMKAEASVNDTFKRLSGRKGSDDVEAAMVVTNPETGEVQAMIGSRQASFAGFNRALDAVRPIGSLIKPAVYLTALEKPSQYTLTSWLSDDPLSIKGADGQVWKPQNYDRRSHGTVFLYQGLAHSYNLSTSRLGLAVGVPNVLKTLARLGVTREFPAFPSMLLGAGGMTPIEVATMYQTLANGGFNTPMRGIRSVLTAEGEPLKRYPFQIEQRFDPASIYLIQNAMQRVMREGTGSSVYNVLPRTLTLAGKTGTSNDSRDSWFAGFSQDLLAVVWLGRDDNGKTPFTGATGALQVWTSFMRKADPLPLDMPQPDNVVQAWVDSRTGQGSDANCPGAVQMPYIRGSEPPPGASCASESPASGESVMDWVKGWMN is encoded by the coding sequence ATGACTCGTACTCGATCCTCCCGTACCCCAAAAAAACCAGCTTCCCGGGGCCTGCGCCCATGGTTGGGCTGGGCCCTTAAACTCAGTCTGGTCGGCCTTGTTGTGCTGGCTGGCTTCGCCGTTTACCTCGATGCCGTGGTGCAGGAGAAGTTCTCCGGCAAGCGCTGGACCATCCCGGCCAAGGTGTACGCGCGTCCGCTCGAGCTGTTCGTCGGACAGAAGCTGAGCAAGGACGATTTCCTGACCGAGCTCGATGCCTTGGGCTATCGCCGCGAAGCCGTCAGCAACGGTCCTGGCGCGGCATCGGTCAATGGCAACACGGTTGATCTGAATACCCGCGGCTTCCAGTTCTATGAAGGCCTCGAGAAACCGCAGTCGGTGCGCGTGCGTTTCTCCGGCGATTACGTGGCCGAACTCTCGGCGACCAACGGTTCGAAGCTCTCCGTGGTGCGCCTGGAGCCGCTGATGATCGGCGGCATCTACCCGAAAAACCTGGAAGACCGGATTCTGATCAAGCTCGATCAGGTGCCGCCGTATCTGCTGGAAACCCTGGTCGCCGTCGAAGACCGGGATTTCTACAGCCACTGGGGCGTGTCGCCGAAATCGATTGCCCGCGCCGTTTGGGTCAACACCTCGGGCGGCAAGATGACTCAGGGCGGCAGTACGCTGACCCAGCAACTGGTCAAGAACTTCTACCTCACCAATGAACGCAGCCTCACCCGCAAGCTCACCGAAGCGATGATGGCGATGCTGCTCGAGCTGCATTACGACAAAAAGGAAATCCTTGAGGCTTACCTCAACGAAGTCTTTGTCGGTCAGGACGGTCAGCGTGCGGTCCACGGTTTCGGTCTGGCCAGCCAGTTTTTCTTCGCCCAGCCCTTGTCCGAGTTGAAGCTGCACCAGGTCGCGCTGTTGGTTGGCATGGTCAAAGGCCCGTCCTATTACAACCCGCGTCGCAACCCGGAACGGGCGCTGGAACGACGCAATCTGGTGCTCGACGTGCTTGAGCAACAGGGCGTCGCTTCCGCCGAACAGGTCGCCGCTGCGAAGAAAATGCCGCTTGGCGTGACCACGCGCGGCAAACTGGCGGACAGTTCTTTCCCGGGCTTCATCGATCTGGTCAAGCGCCAGTTGCGTGAAGACTATCGCGACGAAGACTTGACCGAAGAAGGCCTGCGGATCTTCACCAGTTTCGATCCGATCCTGCAGATGAAAGCTGAAGCGTCGGTCAACGACACCTTCAAGCGTCTGTCCGGTCGCAAGGGTTCCGACGACGTGGAAGCGGCGATGGTCGTGACCAATCCGGAAACCGGTGAAGTCCAGGCCATGATCGGCAGCCGTCAGGCGAGTTTTGCCGGGTTCAACCGGGCACTGGATGCGGTGCGGCCGATCGGCTCGCTGATCAAGCCGGCGGTTTATCTGACGGCACTGGAGAAACCGAGCCAGTACACGCTGACCAGTTGGCTGTCGGACGACCCGCTTTCAATCAAAGGTGCGGACGGTCAGGTCTGGAAACCGCAGAACTATGACCGTCGCTCCCACGGTACGGTATTCCTGTACCAGGGGCTGGCGCATTCCTACAACCTGTCGACCTCGCGTCTGGGTCTGGCGGTCGGCGTTCCGAATGTCCTCAAAACGCTCGCTCGACTGGGCGTGACCCGCGAATTTCCGGCGTTCCCGTCGATGCTGCTTGGCGCTGGGGGCATGACCCCGATCGAAGTGGCGACGATGTACCAGACCCTGGCCAACGGTGGCTTCAATACGCCGATGCGCGGGATCCGCAGCGTGTTGACTGCCGAGGGCGAGCCGCTCAAGCGTTATCCGTTCCAGATCGAGCAGCGTTTCGATCCGGCCTCGATCTACCTGATCCAGAACGCCATGCAGCGGGTCATGCGTGAAGGTACCGGCAGTTCGGTTTATAACGTGTTGCCAAGAACCCTGACACTGGCGGGCAAGACCGGCACCAGTAACGATTCGCGCGACAGCTGGTTCGCCGGTTTCAGCCAGGATCTGCTGGCGGTGGTCTGGCTCGGCCGCGACGACAACGGCAAGACCCCGTTCACCGGAGCCACCGGTGCGTTGCAGGTCTGGACCAGCTTCATGCGCAAGGCCGATCCGCTGCCGTTGGACATGCCGCAGCCGGACAACGTGGTGCAGGCCTGGGTTGATTCGCGCACCGGTCAAGGCTCCGATGCCAACTGTCCGGGCGCCGTGCAGATGCCGTATATTCGCGGCAGCGAACCGCCACCCGGCGCCTCCTGCGCGAGCGAAAGCCCGGCATCGGGCGAGTCGGTGATGGATTGGGTCAAGGGCTGGATGAATTAA
- a CDS encoding AAA family ATPase, with amino-acid sequence MSQSLIAALQNPALYPHPVEGFQVIETHISWVLLTGPYAYKVKKPVNFGFLDFTSLDSREHFCGEELRLNQRLTDDLYLEVIPVTGSAEAPQLGGEGPAIEYVLKMRQFPQTGLLSTLQANGELTTAHIDAMAEQIARFHLNAPKVPAEHDAGTPDSVMAPVRQNFEQILPFLSDKNDLLQLDALQAWAESSFDRLKPLFAQRKADGFTRECHGDIHLGNATLIDGKVVIFDCIEFNEPFRFTDVWADTGFLAMDLEDRGLKSLARRFVSQYLELTGDYQGLEVLNFYKAYRALVRAKVALFSMPADATPVQRATTLRQYRNYANLAESYSTIPSRFMAITHGVSAVGKSHVAMRLVEALGAIRLRSDVERKRLFGEQTVANDVQAGIYSADASAATYARLHEIAEVILHAGFPVVIDATYLKREQRDNAAKVAEATGAPFLILDCNAPQAVIESWLAIRQADKKDPSDATLAVIEAQQANREALTPEEILRSKRVQTNESGTLDTVVAQIRQRLPGL; translated from the coding sequence GTGAGCCAGTCCCTGATCGCTGCCCTGCAAAACCCGGCCCTCTACCCGCATCCCGTCGAAGGGTTCCAGGTCATCGAAACCCATATCTCGTGGGTGCTGCTCACCGGTCCCTACGCTTATAAAGTGAAGAAACCGGTGAATTTCGGTTTCCTCGACTTCACCAGCCTCGACTCCCGTGAGCACTTCTGCGGCGAAGAGCTGCGCCTGAACCAGCGCCTGACCGACGACTTGTATCTGGAAGTGATTCCAGTGACCGGCAGCGCCGAAGCCCCGCAACTGGGCGGTGAAGGTCCGGCCATCGAATACGTGCTGAAAATGCGCCAGTTCCCGCAAACCGGCCTGCTCAGCACCCTGCAAGCCAACGGCGAGTTGACCACCGCGCACATCGACGCGATGGCCGAGCAGATCGCCCGCTTCCACCTCAACGCGCCGAAAGTCCCGGCCGAGCACGATGCCGGCACGCCTGACAGCGTGATGGCGCCAGTGCGTCAGAACTTCGAACAGATCCTGCCATTCCTCAGCGACAAGAACGATCTGCTGCAACTCGACGCCCTGCAAGCGTGGGCTGAAAGCAGTTTCGATCGTCTGAAACCGCTGTTCGCCCAACGCAAGGCCGACGGTTTCACTCGCGAGTGCCACGGTGACATTCACTTGGGCAACGCCACGCTGATCGACGGCAAGGTCGTGATCTTCGACTGCATCGAATTCAACGAACCGTTCCGCTTCACCGACGTGTGGGCCGACACCGGCTTCCTGGCGATGGATCTGGAAGACCGTGGCCTGAAATCCTTGGCCCGTCGCTTCGTCAGCCAGTACCTGGAACTGACCGGCGACTACCAAGGCCTGGAAGTGCTGAACTTCTATAAGGCTTACCGCGCCCTGGTGCGTGCGAAAGTCGCACTGTTCAGCATGCCGGCCGATGCGACTCCGGTGCAGCGCGCCACAACCCTTCGCCAATACCGCAACTATGCCAACCTGGCGGAAAGCTACAGCACCATTCCTTCGCGCTTCATGGCAATCACCCATGGCGTTTCCGCTGTCGGCAAAAGCCATGTGGCCATGCGCCTGGTCGAAGCGCTGGGCGCGATCCGTCTGCGTTCCGATGTCGAGCGCAAACGTCTGTTCGGCGAGCAAACGGTTGCAAATGATGTTCAGGCCGGGATCTACAGCGCCGATGCCAGCGCTGCGACTTATGCTCGGCTGCATGAAATCGCCGAAGTGATCCTGCACGCCGGTTTCCCGGTGGTGATCGACGCCACTTACCTCAAGCGCGAACAACGCGACAACGCCGCCAAGGTCGCCGAAGCCACTGGTGCGCCGTTCCTGATCCTCGACTGCAACGCTCCACAGGCAGTGATCGAGAGCTGGTTGGCGATTCGCCAGGCGGACAAGAAAGATCCGTCCGACGCCACCCTCGCCGTGATCGAAGCACAACAGGCGAACCGCGAAGCCCTGACACCGGAAGAAATCCTGCGCAGCAAACGCGTGCAGACCAATGAATCCGGCACTCTGGACACCGTCGTGGCGCAAATCCGCCAGCGCCTGCCAGGTCTGTAA
- a CDS encoding pentapeptide repeat-containing protein produces MSQPKLLDTPLYALLHKDDITGFNNERPKDGPIDMVGGDFRGLDLRELNADGVDFRDAYFRSADLRGIDFRNASLEGASLAHAQISGAYFPPELSADEILMSMNFGTRLRYRTR; encoded by the coding sequence ATGAGCCAGCCGAAACTTCTCGACACCCCGCTTTATGCCTTGCTGCACAAAGACGACATCACAGGTTTCAACAATGAACGCCCGAAAGACGGCCCGATCGACATGGTTGGCGGTGATTTTCGTGGCCTCGACCTGCGTGAACTGAACGCCGATGGTGTGGATTTCCGGGACGCCTACTTCCGTTCCGCCGACCTGCGCGGCATCGATTTTCGCAATGCTTCGCTGGAAGGTGCGAGCCTGGCTCATGCGCAGATCTCCGGTGCTTACTTCCCGCCGGAGCTGAGTGCCGACGAAATCCTGATGTCGATGAATTTCGGTACGCGCCTGCGTTATCGCACTCGCTGA
- a CDS encoding TfoX/Sxy family protein, which yields MNDELQHLKNLGKTSAQWLHAVGIHSASDLRRLGAVDAYRAVRTRGFRASKVLLYAIEGALMDVHWNDIPAERKDALNRQLEAISSRHKN from the coding sequence ATGAATGATGAACTGCAACACCTGAAGAATCTTGGCAAGACGTCGGCGCAATGGCTGCATGCCGTGGGCATCCATAGCGCCTCGGATCTGCGCCGCCTGGGCGCTGTGGATGCCTACCGGGCCGTGCGCACTCGCGGGTTTCGGGCGTCGAAGGTGTTGTTGTACGCGATCGAAGGGGCGTTGATGGATGTGCACTGGAATGACATCCCCGCCGAACGCAAGGATGCGCTGAACCGGCAGCTGGAAGCCATTTCCTCTCGCCACAAGAACTAA